tgtaaaaaagccgtcctacatatttgcttaatatgcgcattgaaggacatatcctgatcaaaaatgactccaagatttctcacagtattactagaggtcaggttaatgccatccagagtaaggatctggttagacaccatgtttctaagatttgtggggccaagtacaataacttcagttttatctgaatttaaaagcaggaaattagaggtcatccatgtctttatgtctgtaagacaatcctgcagtttaactaattggtgtgtgtcctctggcttcatggatagataaagctgggtatcatctgcgtaacaatgaaaatttaagcaatgccgtctaataatactgcctaagggaagcatgtataaagtgaataaaattggtcctagcacagaaccttgtggaactccataattaaccttagtctgtgaagaagattccccatttacatgaacaaattgtaatctattagataaatatgattcaaacaaccgcagcgcagtgcctttaatacctatggcaggctctaatctctgtaataaaattttatggtcaacagtatcaaaagcagcactgaggtctaacaggacgagcacagagatgagtccactgtctgaggccataagaagatcatttgtaaccttcactaatgctgtttctgtactatgatgaattctaaaacctgactgaaactgaaTTGCTTCTGCACGACAGCTTGCTGCGTCACCAACATTCCAAATTTCTTATCTACAAGGAAATAAAATTCACACTGACTTCTTAGAACAAGAATCTAATCTTATGATTGAATTTCTGTGGCTCTCTTAAGCCACGCCCACAGTGGGAAAAATGTTCTTAATGTGAAACCTGGTGCGACTTTATTGAAGCTCTGGTTCGTATCCGAGTGGGTTTTTTGGAGCTTGATGATCTATGAAACAGTTTTGACTGACAGCTGTCGTCCTCGCTGAGCGTCTCTGACCTCTGTGTTTGAGGACAATGACTAACAGGCGTTATCAAGTATCAGCGCCAACATCCTGCTTCTCCTGCAGATAACAAACCACCACTGTTAAGAAGGACGCCGTGTCACTGGAAGTAAAGTCGACTAATCAAGAAGCTGCAGAATCACACCGAGGGCACTTTAACCTGAACAAACATGATTATTGATACTCAAACTAGAAGAGCACTCAGACAGAGCCTTCAGTACAGAGACATACATTATACTCCTGttcgctgacctttgatcctgattgctgacgtttcaattcaattcaatttattttcatttatatagcgccaaatcacaacagagttgcctcaaagtgcttcacacaggtaaggtctaaccttaccaagccccagagcaacagtgataaggaaaaactccctctgaggaagaaacctcaagcagaccagactcaaaggggtgaccctctgcttgggccatgctacaaacataaatcacagaacaattcatggacgaatatacaagaaatgctattggtgctattgatctttgatcctgattactcacCTATGATCCTGATTACTGACCTCTGATCCTGAATGCTGGCCtctgatcctgtttgtggaccttTGCTTCTGacgctgatctttgatcctgatcactgacctcTGATACCAATTGCTGACTTTTGATCCTAATAGCTGAACTTTGATGCTGATCATTGGTCTTTTATCCTAATAGTTGACCTTTGATACTGATTGCCGGACTTTGATCCAGATCATTGATCTTTGATTGTGAGATTTGATCCTGACTGCTGACCCATGGTCTTGATCACTGACCTCTAATCCAaactgctgatctttgatcctaatagCTACTCTTTAATACTGATCACTGACTTTTAATCTTGTTttggtgacctttgatcctgattggatGTTTAAGAATCTTCAGACACATGAGGACTTTCGTGAAGCTGGAGGTCATACTGTTGCTTTTTCTGAGTCACATACATCGACCTCCACAGCTCAACGCAGTCGTCATCATTTTTAAATCCTTCAAGTTTAAGCATTTTATCATAATTTAGGAAGCCACTGAAGTTCAGGGCCACGCTGTTGTTTTGACGTATGTTctgtgaggtcaaaggtcacagtttGCTGGATCAGTTTTACTGCAGCTGATGTATGAAGTGAACTCCGTTAGAAATGCTGGATTCCATCTTCATTTTTCCCCCTTGAAGTCACCATTAGTCCGTTTACATCTGGAGGGTGAACATATGGtccagaacagaaacaaaacatttttgtctGAACCCGGTAGATCTGTTAAGACAATAAAAAATTGGGACGGGTCCAGAGAACGACGTCAACTCGGACAAATCATTATTATTCCTGGATTTCTCATTTCTCAAGCGTCTGCTTAGAATAACTGTTAGCTACACTGGCTAATGCTAATGGGTGGGGGTCTAAAGCAAACAATTAAAATCCTTTCAGTCCCTAAAATTATTTTTAGGGCTATTTTTAGGGACTGATTTACGTAATGGGTCGTGGTAATAAGAATAGCTCCATCCATCACGAGTGCAGCACCGTCCAAAAGCTCTGGGAACGCTAGGATCAGAAATGAAGACTTTGTGCCAGAGAGGCCATGCTGCCAGTTTCATGGTCCAAAACCTCTTcagtaaccaaaaaaaaaaccaacacagaGCATGTACTGCAGTACCCATCACATGCACTATAGTTGTAGGGCATGTGAAAGCTCAGTAAATTGACATGGTTGGTTGCTTTGAGCCGTATCTAATTCTGATCCTCCTGTCAGGATGATGGACATCTGCAGTGGGTTTTGGTGGCTGATCTGCCAGTCAGCTGAGGTGGGGGTAAAGCTGCTGGGATCTGTGGGATCAGGACTGAACTCCTGCAGTTCGGTGGAGATCCTCTTCTGCTGTCGCTGCAAGCAAATTTTGTTTCCATTTTGGAGACAGACTAGAAGAAAGAACTTGTTATTCCTGTCTGGAAAGGAAAGGAGTGATTGCCTGGACTGCAACAGCTACAGAGGTAATACTCTGCTCTCCATTCCAGAGAAGGTGCTTGCAGGGATCAATCTCAACAGGATTCATCACCATCTAGTTGTAGCTCAGCGACCGGAGCAATCTGCTTCCACGTTCAAGTTAACCATCAATCACATCCTACGTAGTGCTGCAAGTATTTACTGAATGCAAGCATGAATGTCAGCAGTGGTTCTCGGTAGCCTGCTTTGATTTTCGCGAAGCATTTCATCTGTTTATAATCTGGTTGTCTCTTTGACACATCCTAAGAATTCGTTAGATCATCATATCCAGCCTATACATAGATACTCTGAGTACTCTGTAGAGTAGGGGCGGAGTCTTTGACTTCTTCCCAGTGAGTTCTGggattcctcagggatgtgttctggctcctacgctgttcaatgcttgcatggactggctgTTGAGTCAGTTTGTGGATTCATGAAATTTAGGTGTATCtgatggtgaggaaaggtttactgtccTTGACTTCAAGGTCGATGCTGTGatgtttgtggaatcaatggctaTCCTGATAACAGCACTTAAGAACCTGAGCGGTGAATTGTTGTCTGGGTTTGAGACAGTCCTGGATCCACACTAAAATCTGTGATTTCAGTAACAGCAGTGACGTTCATGTGTTTGGGTCATCAGCCTTGGAGATCCAGAGATGCGTAGGACATTATGGAGGGCCTGTAGGTATGAGGTGTTTAGTGATGCTGACATCTTTGCAAGACAACAAAATTCCAAGATGTGAGCAAAAAGAATGAGAACAAGAAAGGCCTTTACTGTCACTGCACATATCATGAAATCTGTCTTCTGTATTTAACCATCCTatttacagttagacacagtccaaccactagggTTAGCAGGCACTCGGAGAcctactccagatgtagagatgctgcttcCGAGGACCCAGAACAGGAGACTGTGTTGGAATAAACACTGAGGTCATCTTCTGTGATTCAGACCGTCAGGAACTGAATCATCATCCAGACTCATAAACACTCAGCACTTTGTTTCATCAACAGTTAGACAAACCCCAGTGAGCTCAAAGTCCTCAAGCAATAAACTCCCAGAGTGAATGAGGTAACGGTGGCAGGAGCAGGTTTTTAATCTCGAAGGTTTCAGCTTTTTGACTGGAGGACTTTTTGCTGTAATGTTTGTTTATTTGAGCCTCCAGTTGTTTGTTCCTGTTTTCCTTTTGCTCACTCGTGGGACCAAACCCACAGCATCACTATCTGTGAAAAACAACAATTTAACTGCTAACTACAGCTAAAGCAAAAAGGTGTTGTAGCTAGcaacagtccaaaaaaaaaaacaaaaacacatctaACACTGTGCTAAACCTAAAGATAAGTGTCTGATTACCGAATTAGGTTCTACGCACCATTAAATAAACCAGCTCCATGTGTGAGGTAGGTTGTGTTGTATGgggctgtgtgttgtgtgtgtgtgtgtgtgtgtgtgtgtgaggtgggctgtgtgttgtgtgtgtgtgtgtgtgtgtgtgtgaggtgggctgtgtgttgtgtgtgtgtgtgtgtgaggtgggctgtgtgttgtgtgtgtgtgtgtgtgtgtgtgaggtgggcTGTGTATGTGTGAGGTgggctgtgtgttgtgtgtgagaggtgtgttttgtgtgtgtgtgtgtgtgtgagaggtgtgttttgtgtgtgtgtgtgtgagaggtgggctgtgtgagggtgtgtgtgtgtgtgtgtgtgtgtgtgtgtgtgtgtgtgtgtgtgtgtgtgtgtgtgtgtgtgtgtgaggtgggctgtgtgttgtgtgtgagaggtgtgttgtgtgtgtgaggtgggctgtgtgttgtgtgtgtgtgtgtgtgaggtgggcTGTGTATGTGTGAGGTgggctgtgtgttgtgtgtgagaggtgtgtgtgtgtgtgtgtgtgtgtgtgagaggtgggctgtgtgtgtgtgagggtgtgtgtgtgtgtgtgtgtgtgtgtgtgtgtgtgtgtgtgtgtgtgtgtgaggtgggctgtgtgttgtgtgtgagaggtgtgttttgtgtgtgtgtgtgtgtgtgtgtgtgtgtgtgtgtgtgtgtgtgtgtgtggtgtgtgtgtgtgtgtgtgtgtgtgtgtgtgtgtgtgtgtgtgaggtgggctgtgtgttgtgtgtgagaggtgtgttgtgtgtgtgaggtgggctgtctgtgtgtgtgtgtctgtgtgtgttctgtgggctgtctgtgtgtgtgtgtgtgtgtgaggtgtgttgtgtgtgtgtgtgtgtatgtgaggtgggctgtgtgtgagaggtgtgttgtgtgtgtgaggtgggctgtgtgtgtgtgtgtgtatgtgaggtgggctgtgtgtgtgtgtgagaggtgtgttgtgtgtgtgaggtgggctgtctgtgtgtgtgtgtgtgtgtgaggtgtgttgtgtgtgtgtgtgtgtatgtgaggtgggctgtgtgtgtgtgtgagaggtgtgttgtgtgtgtgaggtgggctgtctgtgtgtgtgtgtgtgtgtgaggtgtgttgtgtgtgtgtgtgtgtatgtgaggtgggctgtgtgtgtgtgtgagaggtgtgttgtgtgtgtgaggtgggctgtctgtgtgtgtgtgtgtgtgtgaggtgtgttgtgtgtgtgtgtgtgtatgtgaggtgggctgtgtgtgtgtgtgagaggtgtgttgtgtgtgtgaggtGGGCTGTGTGTGTGAGGTCTGttgtgtggggtgtgtgtgtgtgaggtgggctgtgtgtgtgtgagatatgttgtgtgtgtggggtgttgCTACATACACTATGATCATTACAGTAAGATGAGGAGCCCTCACTGTGAAGCTGTGACAGTataagcaacacacacacacacacacacacacacacacacacacacacacacacacacacacacacacacacacacacacacacacacacacacacacacacacacacagggctctccagtcacagccattgAAGCTTGTCACTCCTCCAGACCTGTCAGGAATGtcctgttggcttccctcactagtctccttcataCACTCTCATTCACTTTTGAATGAGGGcatttttactgttaccagttatttttgtaatctacACATCCTAAACTTTCTAATGATACCAAATTTATAGGGTTGTGATGGGCCGGGGGAGCCCTGTGGGACCATGCTGCCCCATCATGGCCTAGGTATGGAAAATTTGTCTCCACTTTGTCAAACTCTTTATATTTGTCAACCATGTGGAACACATGAAATCATCTCAGACCTTTTATCTGCTGATCTGTCAAACAGTGGAGGAATAACACACTTGGACAGGAAATAATTGTCCAGTTACTTTTAGCCACACAGAAAGTACCACTACATTAAGAGCAAATATTTATTCTTTATGCTTTCAGCGTCCAGCTGAGAGGTACCGCCggtctgtccagggtgaacccgcctgtAACTGCTCAGCTCCAGCCCTCTCACTTAACTGCaataagcaggttcagaaaatgttttgttttcaagTCTAATATGCAACAGACAAattaagtaaatggtaaatggactgcatttatatagcactttttcatctgcatcagatgctcaaagtgctttacaataatggctcacattcacccagatgtgaaGGTCCTGCCACACAAGGACCCTACacacactacacaccaggagcaactcagggattaaggaccttccccaagggcccttagtgattttccagtcaggctgggatgtgaaccaaggatcctctggtctcaagcccaacgcttaaccactagaccatcacctcccttaacAATATTTGGACAAATAAAGAGTCCAAATATTTACGGGCCTCGGGTTGTTTTGTGAATGGCTGTGTTGGTGGAATCCAAAGTgtattttgcttctttttttaagCCTGTCATGCGATATCTTGCTGATCTCTGGGTCTTCATGGGAAACTTTTCATGTAGCTATTTTAGTCAAATACGTCACGGCCTTTATGTCGTCATCAGGCTGATGTTTCTTTGAGTTGTCCCCTTGAAATTTTGACAGAGGGGCATTTACATGTTTGCGTGTCATTTACATGTTTTTAGTGGACGTGCAACatgcctgcacacacacacacacacgcgcgcgcgcgcgcgcgcggagtCTTGGAAGTCGTGCGTGCCCCTGCGCTGGTCTCGGTAAGACAACGCACAGCTGATGTGCACGCATTTAGTGTACGGACGGATAGAGAACAGAATCCTGATCCACAGGTTACTTTTCCAAAAGGACCAAACGCGCTTCTGTGACACGCGCACCGTGCGTCACATCTTGCACATTTCCTCACGGAGCTTTACGCACGGCTCTACAGCGCGCGCGCGCTGACTGCTAAAATCCTGGTTTAATGTGTTTATTCCTGAATAGCTGGATCAAGTGTAGAGGGTGCGTGCGTTTTGATTCCCCTTCACTGTGGGCGCGTACGCGCACACGTCACCACGGGAAGGGCAAAGCCCGTTAAAAACGCGCAGAATGTGACCGCGGAGTCCAGACGTCACGCCACACAGACAAACATGACAGTGGTGCCCGCGGAGAACCTGGATGAGTCCGTGGCACTGGCCGCCCTGTCCGCGCAGGATGTCTACGATCCGGAGCGGACCGAGAACCAGGAGTGCTGCGAGCGCGTGGTCATTAACATCTCCGGGCTGCGCTTCGAGACGCAGCTGAAGACCCTGGCACAGTTCCCCTCCACCCTGCTGGGGGATCCAAGGAAGAGGATGCGCTTTTTTGACCCGCTCAGGAACGAATACTTCTTCGACAGGAATCGACCCAGCTTCGATGCCATCCTGTACTACTACCAGTCCGGCGGGCGGCTCCGGAGACCCGTCAACGTGCCCGTGGACATCTTCATGGAGGAGCTCAAATTCTATGAGCTGGGGGAGGAAGTGATGGCCAGTTTTAAGGAGGACGAGGGCTTCATCAAGGAGGAGGAGCGCCCGCTGCCCGAGAACGAGTTCCAGCGACAGGTCTGGCTCCTGTTTGAGTACCCGGAAAGTTCTGGACCCGCTAGGGGGATCGCGATCGTGTCCGTGCTGGTGATCCTCATCTCCATCGTCATCTTCTGCATGGAGACTTTACCAGAGTTCAGAGAGGAAGCGAGAACCCCGGATGGACCGTCGGCGCTGAATGGAACCACGCGCGCAAAGACGCCAAACCCGTTCACGGACCCGTTTTTCATCGTGGAGACTCTGTGCATAGTCTGGTTCTCCTTCGAGCTGCTGGTTCGGTTCCTGGCGTGTCCAAGCAAAGCCGGGTTCTTCAAGAACATCATGAACACCATCGACATCGTGGCGATCATGCCCTACTTCATCACGCTGGGTCTGGAGTTGGCGGAGTATCAGGGGAACGGACAGCAGGCCATGTCCCTGGCCATCCTCAGGGTCATCCGCCTGGTCCGGGTCTTCCGGATCTTCAAGCTCTCCAGACACTCCAAGGGTCTGCAGATCCTCGGGAAGACTCTCCAGGCCAGCATGCGGGAGCTGGGACTCCTCATCTTCTTCCTCTTCATCGGAGTCATCCTCTTCTCCAGCGCGGTCTACTTCGCGGAGACCGACGACCCGCAATCGGGTTTCAGCAGCATCCCGGACGCCTTCTGGTGGGCGGTGGTTTCCATGACGACAGTGGGTTACGGGGACATGTGTCCGGTCACGATCGGGGGGAAGATCGTGGGCTCGCTGTGCGCCATCGCCGGCGTGCTGACCATCGCGCTGCCGGTTCCGGTCATCGTGTCCAACTTCAACTACTTTTATCACCGCGAGACCGAGCACGAGGAGCAGCTGCAGTACACGCACGTGACCTGCGGCCAGCAGCAGTTCGGACAGTTCAAGAAGAGCGACAGCAGGTCGTCCCTGTCCAAGTCCGAGTTGGTGGACAGCGAGGACTCGGACTTGGTCAAATACACAAACTGCAGCCCGCAGAAAACCTACAGCGACGTGTGAGCCGCGCGGGCGCACGCGATGGACACGGCGCACGTGTCGCGCCCTGTCATCAAAAGGAATAATTTTACGTCATAAAGACCCCTGGAGAGCAACGTCTTCCAAAAACTCATCAATCAgcactttaaatttttttttttttttaaacggtgTTTTATGTCTGTGTCTGCGGAACCGTGCGCGGAGCCTGTGCGCGCGCCTGTTCAGTCACTAATTTCATTGAGGAACGCAGGAACTTACCGATCAACGGGATCAATAATCAATTATCACAAACAAAAATTAGTTGAGAACTGTTCAGGGCTGGAAACCTGCAAGCTCAAAAACTCATCTGCAGACAATAGCGCCACCGTGTGGATACAAAGCGGCTCTG
The window above is part of the Thalassophryne amazonica chromosome 22, fThaAma1.1, whole genome shotgun sequence genome. Proteins encoded here:
- the LOC117503901 gene encoding shaker-related potassium channel tsha2-like; the encoded protein is MTVVPAENLDESVALAALSAQDVYDPERTENQECCERVVINISGLRFETQLKTLAQFPSTLLGDPRKRMRFFDPLRNEYFFDRNRPSFDAILYYYQSGGRLRRPVNVPVDIFMEELKFYELGEEVMASFKEDEGFIKEEERPLPENEFQRQVWLLFEYPESSGPARGIAIVSVLVILISIVIFCMETLPEFREEARTPDGPSALNGTTRAKTPNPFTDPFFIVETLCIVWFSFELLVRFLACPSKAGFFKNIMNTIDIVAIMPYFITLGLELAEYQGNGQQAMSLAILRVIRLVRVFRIFKLSRHSKGLQILGKTLQASMRELGLLIFFLFIGVILFSSAVYFAETDDPQSGFSSIPDAFWWAVVSMTTVGYGDMCPVTIGGKIVGSLCAIAGVLTIALPVPVIVSNFNYFYHRETEHEEQLQYTHVTCGQQQFGQFKKSDSRSSLSKSELVDSEDSDLVKYTNCSPQKTYSDV